The Halostella litorea region CTTCCGGACTTCTTTGTAGGCCGGGACGGGTACATAAACCCGTCGAACCGGCCCGGCGAGCGTCGGCCGCTCGCTCGAAGTCCCGGGCGGCGATTGCCGCCCACCGCTTCGGATGTAAACGTAGGGCGCGACGGGTACATAAACCCATCGGACCTACCTCGACGGGAACCGACCCGTCGAGACCCCGACACGGCGAAGTGATCCATGCCGTGTCGGGCTCCGGTTCGGACTGTATCGTACCGGATGAAGAGTACATAAACCCTGTCATCCGGAACGCGTCCGAATCCGTCCGAAGCGTACGGGGAAGGTCGAGGTTCGTCTCGCCTTCCGCGTGTGGTTCGTCGCACTCTATCCGAGGCCCGTCTATCATAAAAGGCCGTCGGATCGTCGGCTATCGCATGAACGACCGTCGGGGATCGCGGAAAGCTATCATTACCGACGAAAGAGATAGATGCCTGGGGGGCGAACCCCCGGTGAACACGTCGGTTCGTAGGTAATCATGGATATCGACGCGCTGCGCGAACGAGGCGACGAGCGGATCCGTACCGTCGCTGACGCGCTCGACCTGCCCGAGACCGTCTGTGAAACGGCGTACGCCATTCTGCATCAGGTGTACACCGACGAGACACAGCAGGGACGTTCCTGCGAGGTGATCGCGACCGCCGCCCTGTACCTCGCGTGCAAGCGAGAGAACGTCCCGGCACATCCCCGCGAAATAGCCGCCGAGGCGGACGTCTCCGAAAAACTGCTGTTCCGACGCTCGAAGTGGATACAGTCCGAACTGGACGTTCGGATCCAGTCGTTCAACCCCACCGCGTACGTCGACGAGTACTGCGACCGCCTCGGGCTGGCGGCGGAGACGCGCGAACTCGCCCGGAACATCGTCACCGTGACGACGGACCGGGGGCTCGCCTCGGGGAAGTCGCCCCGCGGGTTCGCTGCGGCCGCGGTGTACTACGCCGCGACGATCCGCCGCGAGGAGTGTACGCAGAGCGACGTCCACGAGATAGCGGACGTGAGCAAGATAACGATCCGGAACCGGTATCAGGAACAGGCCGAGGCCGTCGGCGACCTGGTGACCGACACGGGCGAACTCGCCGTCAACTAGTCACCGAGGACCGGTTCGCTCGCGCGCTCGACGCGGGTGCCGTCGTACCGGCACTTCTCCAGCGCGTGTTTGGCCGCCATGCCTGCCTCATGTGCGTTGTCGGCCCGGCCGACGCCGACCTGCAGGTCGACGTCGACGGCCTCCGAGACGTGCTCGATGGCCGCCTCGTACTCGCCGGTCGAGAGGTTCGGGCAGGCGGCGATGACGTTGTCCCCGCCGACGAAAAACGCCAGGGAGTCGTGTTCCTCGCGCATGTGTCGCATGAGCGCCGCGTACCCCTGCTCGATGGTGATGAAGGAGTCGAACGCGTTGAGTTGGTCGGTGTACTTCCCGGTCGCGTCGATCACGTCGAAGTGAGCGATCTGCACGTCGTCGTCGCGGCGGTCGGTCTCCGGAACCGGTGTGCCCCGAAGGATCTCGCGGCGGCCCTTGTCCTGGGCGCTCCCGGCGTCCTGAAGCTGTTCCGTCGCGGTTTCGAGCGCGTCGATGGGGGCCGGCGCGGCGGCGATGCTGAGGCTGACCGAGACGGGATAGCGGTTGCCGATGGACTCCTGTACGCGTGCGTGCGCGTCGACGTCCAGGCCGTTGGTCACGGCGATCATGTTGTCGAACCGGGTGAAGAAGACGTAGCCGTCCCGGTTGCCGATGAGCTGTGAGAGGTCCGCGTAGAGGCGTGACTGGAGGGTCTGGAGGTCGACCTCGCGGCGCGGCTCCGGCGTCACCGTCCACGGTCCGTAGTTGTCGATCTGAATGAGCGTAACCTGTGTGTTGGCCACGGTTGTCCCCCCTACGGGGTACTCACTTATTGCACTATTGAATGACAACAGCCCGCCGGACGGGCGTGAATCGCCGCGCCGACGCCCGATTTTAACCGGGCAGGGGTCGTAGGTCACGGCGTGACCGACGCCGTTCCACCGGAGGCCGCGGACCTGCTCCGGAGCGAACCGCTGATGGCCCACCTGGCGACGAGCGTGGACGACCGACCGCACGTCGCGCCGGTCTGGTACGTGTACGACGACGACGTCGTCTCCCTCGTCACGTCGGGCCGGAAGCTGGCGAACGTCCGCGA contains the following coding sequences:
- a CDS encoding transcription initiation factor IIB family protein is translated as MDIDALRERGDERIRTVADALDLPETVCETAYAILHQVYTDETQQGRSCEVIATAALYLACKRENVPAHPREIAAEADVSEKLLFRRSKWIQSELDVRIQSFNPTAYVDEYCDRLGLAAETRELARNIVTVTTDRGLASGKSPRGFAAAAVYYAATIRREECTQSDVHEIADVSKITIRNRYQEQAEAVGDLVTDTGELAVN
- a CDS encoding GTP cyclohydrolase III, translated to MANTQVTLIQIDNYGPWTVTPEPRREVDLQTLQSRLYADLSQLIGNRDGYVFFTRFDNMIAVTNGLDVDAHARVQESIGNRYPVSVSLSIAAAPAPIDALETATEQLQDAGSAQDKGRREILRGTPVPETDRRDDDVQIAHFDVIDATGKYTDQLNAFDSFITIEQGYAALMRHMREEHDSLAFFVGGDNVIAACPNLSTGEYEAAIEHVSEAVDVDLQVGVGRADNAHEAGMAAKHALEKCRYDGTRVERASEPVLGD